Proteins encoded in a region of the Thunnus maccoyii chromosome 4, fThuMac1.1, whole genome shotgun sequence genome:
- the tfcp2 gene encoding transcription factor CP2, with product MAWALKLPLTDEVIESGLVQDFDASLSGIGQELGAGAYSMSDVLALPIFKQEESNLPPDTDNKILPFQYVLCAATSPAVKLHDETLTYLNQGQSYEIIMLDNRKIGELPEITGKMVKSIIRVVFHDRRLQYTEHQQLEGWRWNRPGDRILDLDIPMSVGIIDPRANPTQLNTVEFLWEPSKRTSVFIQVHCISTEFTMRKHGGEKGVPFRVQIDTFKENESGEYTEHLHSASCQVKVFKPKGADRKQKTDREKMEKRAPQEKEKYQPSYETTILTECSPWPEITYVNNSPSPGFNSTQNSFPVAEGNGSPSHQPEPVVQVADNLLPTATPQDAQQWLLRNRFSPFCRLFTNFSGADLLKLTREDVIQICGPADGIRLFNALKGRVVRPRLTIYVCQESQQAREQQPKHENGDAAANTFFVYHAIYLEDLTAAELTEKIAQLFNISPRQINQIFKQGPTGIHVLVSDEMIQNFQDEVCFVLDTMKDETNDGYHIILK from the exons ATGGCTTGGGCTCTAAAGTTGCCTCTCACGGATGAAGTGATTGAGTCCGGACTGGTCCAGGACTTTGATGCCAGTCTGTCGGGCATTGGTCAGGAGCTTGGTGCTGGGGCATACAGCATGAG CGATGTACTCGCCCTCCCCATCTTCAAGCAGGAGGAGTCCAACCTGCCTCCAGACACCGACAACAAGATCCTTCCCTTCCAGTATGTTCTGTGTGCAGCTACCTCGCCAGCCGTTAAACTGCATGATGAAACACTCACCTACCTCAACCAAG GGCAGTCCTATGAAATTATAATGCTTGACAATCGGAAAATTGGGGAACTTCCGGAAATCACTGGTAAAATGGTAAAG AGCATTATCCGCGTGGTGTTTCACGACAGACGACTTCAGTACACAGAGCACCAGCAGCTGGAAGGCTGGCGCTGGAACAGGCCTGGTGATCGTATCCTGGACCTGG ATATCCCCATGTCAGTTGGCATAATCGACCCCAGGGCTAACCCTACTCAGCTTAACACTGTGGAGTTCCTTTGGGAACCATCAAAAAGAACCTCAGTTTTTATCCAG GTTCACTGCATCAGCACAGAATTTACCATGCGCAAGCACGGAGGGGAAAAGGGTGTTCCTTTTCGCGTTCAGATCGACACGTTCAAAGAGAACGAGAGTGGAGAGTACACAGAACATCTCCACTCAGCCTCCTGCCAGGTCAAAGTCTTTAAG CCTAAAGGTgcagacagaaagcagaagacagacagggagaaaatggagaagagaGCGCCGCAGGAAAAGGAGAAGTATCAGCCCTCGTATGAAACCACAATCCTTACAGAG TGCTCTCCCTGGCCTGAGATCACATATGTCAACAACTCCCCATCTCCCGGCTTCAACAGCACACAAAACAGCTTCCCAGTCGCGGAAGG AAACGGATCACCAAGCCACCAGCCGGAGCCTGTCGTTCAGGTAGCAGAC aatttGTTACCCACAGCCACACCGCAGGATGCACAACAGTGGCTTCTTAGAAACCGCTTCTCACCCTTCTGTCGTCTCTTCACGAACTTCTCAG GGGCAGACCTGTTGAAGCTGACCAGGGAGGATGTCATTCAGATCTGTGGTCCAGCTGACGGTATTAGACTCTTCAACGCTCTGAAGGGACG GGTGGTGCGTCCGAGGCTGACCATCTACGTATGCCAGGAGTCTCAGCAGGCACGCGAGCAGCAACCGAAACATGAAAACGGAGACGCTGCCGCCAACACTTTTTTTG TATATCACGCCATTTACCTGGAGGACCTCACAGCTGCTGAGCTGACAGAAAAGATCGCTCAGCTCTTCAACATCTCACCCAGACAGATTAACCAGATCTTTAAACAGGGCCCCACCGGCATCCATGTACTCGTTAGTGATGAG ATGATTCAAAACTTCCAAGATgaagtatgttttgttttggacaCAATGAAAG ATGAGACAAATGACGGCTACCACATCATCTTGAAGTGA